One part of the Vanessa atalanta chromosome 4, ilVanAtal1.2, whole genome shotgun sequence genome encodes these proteins:
- the LOC125077606 gene encoding DNA-binding protein D-ETS-4 isoform X2 produces MLWENNLNEETETMPQTVPRSGCSPPSASQGERAVPTSPADIHHLLRLLGAESPPEPMLHSPPTHIKPPPPYPEDNNYLERLYDFEGYPTPSPSSDEGSIPTVALQPPSPYNSLQYSPIFIKEEPNRLSVPGFASPYPLSPSGSCVSYGSHNQYSSPVPQHEEYIDIEELLKENQILQESVQQSYITPKIEVEEPRDHILLRSALEDTSFQKRLNLRPIPLELGSVKMEESSGGAGDEALVAPDIDRVLTMAIEQSKRDVDNTCTVLGISPDPMQWNTSDVKSWVVFTLQHYNLPMVPAEYFAMDGAALIALTEDEFNQRAPQAGSTLYAQLEIWKAARHESWRSQWVEHEQPSPTPAPPYLPSPEDMSDDEDSESAGTSAVQGGGKVKTGSTHIHLWQFLKELLASPHIHGSAIRWLDRSNGVFKIEDSVRVARLWGKRKNRPAMNYDKLSRSIRQYYKKGIMKKTERSQRLVYQFCHPYSL; encoded by the exons ATGCCACAGACGGTGCCCCGGTCTGGGTGCAGCCCCCCATCTGCGTCCCAGGGTGAGAGAGCGGTACCAACTTCCCCCGCTGATATTCATCATCTTTTGCGCCTTCTCGGCGCCGAATCTCCACCAGAACCCATGTTGCACTCTCCTCCGACACATATTAAGCCACCTCCACCATATCCAGAAGATAACAATTACCTTGAACGCCTGTACGATTTCGAAGGTTATCCAACTCCGTCTCCCTCATCAGACGAGGGATCAATACCAACTGTGGCGCTCCAACCTCCTTCCCCATACAATTCTTTACAATACTCACCGATATTTATCAAAGAGGAACCAAACAGATTATCAGTTCCTGGCTTTGCGTCACCCTATCCATTATCGCCGTCAGGTTCTTGTGTATCGTACGGTAGCCATAATCAATACTCATCGCCCGTCCCCCAACACGAAGAATATATAGATATCGAGGAGCTCCTAAAAGAGAATCAAATATTACAAGAGAGTGTACAACAAAGTTACATTACACCTAAAATAGAAGTCGAAGAGCCAAGAGATCACATTCTCTTACGATCAGCGCTTGAAGATACGTCATTTCAAAAGCGGCTTAATTTAAGACCGATTCCGTTAGAATTAGGAAGTGTCAAAATGGAAGAAAGTAGTGGTGGTGCCGGAGACGAAGCTCTAGTGGCGCCCGACATAGACCGCGTGCTCACAATGGCTATTGAACAGTCTAAGCGAGATGTAGACAATACTTGTACCGTACTGGGTATATCACCAG ATCCAATGCAATGGAATACAAGTGACGTTAAATCGTGGGTCGTGTTTACACTCCAACATTACAACTTGCCGATGGTCCCTGCTGAATACTTTGCAATGGACGGCGCAGCACTAATCGCGCTCACTGAAGACGAATTCAATCAAAGAGCACCACAA gCCGGAAGCACACTGTACGCCCAGCTCGAGATTTGGAAAGCAGCAAGGCACGAGAGCTGGAGGAGTCAGTGGGTGGAACACGAACAACCTTCTCCTACACCAGCTCCCCCTTACCTACCATCGCCTGAGGATATGAGTGATG ATGAAGACTCAGAATCAGCTGGAACCAGTGCAGTTCAAGGTGGAGGCAAAGTGAAAACAGGCAGTACACATATCCACCTTTGGCAATTCCTGAAAGAGCTCCTAGCGTCACCTCACATACATGGATCCGCGATACGGTGGTTAGACCGAA GTAACGGAGTATTCAAAATTGAAGATTCAGTCCGTGTAGCCAGGCTGTGGGGCAAGAGAAAAAACAGGCCCGCGATGAACTACGACAAACTGTCCAGAAGTATAAGGCAGTATTACAAAAAAGGCATCATGAAGAAAACTGAGAGGAGTCAGAGGCTCGTTTACCAGTTTTGTCATCCTTACTCCTTATAA
- the LOC125077606 gene encoding DNA-binding protein D-ETS-4 isoform X1: MLWENNLNEETETMPQTVPRSGCSPPSASQGERAVPTSPADIHHLLRLLGAESPPEPMLHSPPTHIKPPPPYPEDNNYLERLYDFEGYPTPSPSSDEGSIPTVALQPPSPYNSLQYSPIFIKEEPNRLSVPGFASPYPLSPSGSCVSYGSHNQYSSPVPQHEEYIDIEELLKENQILQESVQQSYITPKIEVEEPRDHILLRSALEDTSFQKRLNLRPIPLELGSVKMEESSGGAGDEALVAPDIDRVLTMAIEQSKRDVDNTCTVLGISPDPMQWNTSDVKSWVVFTLQHYNLPMVPAEYFAMDGAALIALTEDEFNQRAPQAGSTLYAQLEIWKAARHESWRSQWVEHEQPSPTPAPPYLPSPEDMSDAVILQADEDSESAGTSAVQGGGKVKTGSTHIHLWQFLKELLASPHIHGSAIRWLDRSNGVFKIEDSVRVARLWGKRKNRPAMNYDKLSRSIRQYYKKGIMKKTERSQRLVYQFCHPYSL; this comes from the exons ATGCCACAGACGGTGCCCCGGTCTGGGTGCAGCCCCCCATCTGCGTCCCAGGGTGAGAGAGCGGTACCAACTTCCCCCGCTGATATTCATCATCTTTTGCGCCTTCTCGGCGCCGAATCTCCACCAGAACCCATGTTGCACTCTCCTCCGACACATATTAAGCCACCTCCACCATATCCAGAAGATAACAATTACCTTGAACGCCTGTACGATTTCGAAGGTTATCCAACTCCGTCTCCCTCATCAGACGAGGGATCAATACCAACTGTGGCGCTCCAACCTCCTTCCCCATACAATTCTTTACAATACTCACCGATATTTATCAAAGAGGAACCAAACAGATTATCAGTTCCTGGCTTTGCGTCACCCTATCCATTATCGCCGTCAGGTTCTTGTGTATCGTACGGTAGCCATAATCAATACTCATCGCCCGTCCCCCAACACGAAGAATATATAGATATCGAGGAGCTCCTAAAAGAGAATCAAATATTACAAGAGAGTGTACAACAAAGTTACATTACACCTAAAATAGAAGTCGAAGAGCCAAGAGATCACATTCTCTTACGATCAGCGCTTGAAGATACGTCATTTCAAAAGCGGCTTAATTTAAGACCGATTCCGTTAGAATTAGGAAGTGTCAAAATGGAAGAAAGTAGTGGTGGTGCCGGAGACGAAGCTCTAGTGGCGCCCGACATAGACCGCGTGCTCACAATGGCTATTGAACAGTCTAAGCGAGATGTAGACAATACTTGTACCGTACTGGGTATATCACCAG ATCCAATGCAATGGAATACAAGTGACGTTAAATCGTGGGTCGTGTTTACACTCCAACATTACAACTTGCCGATGGTCCCTGCTGAATACTTTGCAATGGACGGCGCAGCACTAATCGCGCTCACTGAAGACGAATTCAATCAAAGAGCACCACAA gCCGGAAGCACACTGTACGCCCAGCTCGAGATTTGGAAAGCAGCAAGGCACGAGAGCTGGAGGAGTCAGTGGGTGGAACACGAACAACCTTCTCCTACACCAGCTCCCCCTTACCTACCATCGCCTGAGGATATGAGTGATG CAGTCATTTTGCAAGCAGATGAAGACTCAGAATCAGCTGGAACCAGTGCAGTTCAAGGTGGAGGCAAAGTGAAAACAGGCAGTACACATATCCACCTTTGGCAATTCCTGAAAGAGCTCCTAGCGTCACCTCACATACATGGATCCGCGATACGGTGGTTAGACCGAA GTAACGGAGTATTCAAAATTGAAGATTCAGTCCGTGTAGCCAGGCTGTGGGGCAAGAGAAAAAACAGGCCCGCGATGAACTACGACAAACTGTCCAGAAGTATAAGGCAGTATTACAAAAAAGGCATCATGAAGAAAACTGAGAGGAGTCAGAGGCTCGTTTACCAGTTTTGTCATCCTTACTCCTTATAA
- the LOC125077606 gene encoding DNA-binding protein D-ETS-4 isoform X3, with the protein MPQTVPRSGCSPPSASQGERAVPTSPADIHHLLRLLGAESPPEPMLHSPPTHIKPPPPYPEDNNYLERLYDFEGYPTPSPSSDEGSIPTVALQPPSPYNSLQYSPIFIKEEPNRLSVPGFASPYPLSPSGSCVSYGSHNQYSSPVPQHEEYIDIEELLKENQILQESVQQSYITPKIEVEEPRDHILLRSALEDTSFQKRLNLRPIPLELGSVKMEESSGGAGDEALVAPDIDRVLTMAIEQSKRDVDNTCTVLGISPDPMQWNTSDVKSWVVFTLQHYNLPMVPAEYFAMDGAALIALTEDEFNQRAPQAGSTLYAQLEIWKAARHESWRSQWVEHEQPSPTPAPPYLPSPEDMSDAVILQADEDSESAGTSAVQGGGKVKTGSTHIHLWQFLKELLASPHIHGSAIRWLDRSNGVFKIEDSVRVARLWGKRKNRPAMNYDKLSRSIRQYYKKGIMKKTERSQRLVYQFCHPYSL; encoded by the exons ATGCCACAGACGGTGCCCCGGTCTGGGTGCAGCCCCCCATCTGCGTCCCAGGGTGAGAGAGCGGTACCAACTTCCCCCGCTGATATTCATCATCTTTTGCGCCTTCTCGGCGCCGAATCTCCACCAGAACCCATGTTGCACTCTCCTCCGACACATATTAAGCCACCTCCACCATATCCAGAAGATAACAATTACCTTGAACGCCTGTACGATTTCGAAGGTTATCCAACTCCGTCTCCCTCATCAGACGAGGGATCAATACCAACTGTGGCGCTCCAACCTCCTTCCCCATACAATTCTTTACAATACTCACCGATATTTATCAAAGAGGAACCAAACAGATTATCAGTTCCTGGCTTTGCGTCACCCTATCCATTATCGCCGTCAGGTTCTTGTGTATCGTACGGTAGCCATAATCAATACTCATCGCCCGTCCCCCAACACGAAGAATATATAGATATCGAGGAGCTCCTAAAAGAGAATCAAATATTACAAGAGAGTGTACAACAAAGTTACATTACACCTAAAATAGAAGTCGAAGAGCCAAGAGATCACATTCTCTTACGATCAGCGCTTGAAGATACGTCATTTCAAAAGCGGCTTAATTTAAGACCGATTCCGTTAGAATTAGGAAGTGTCAAAATGGAAGAAAGTAGTGGTGGTGCCGGAGACGAAGCTCTAGTGGCGCCCGACATAGACCGCGTGCTCACAATGGCTATTGAACAGTCTAAGCGAGATGTAGACAATACTTGTACCGTACTGGGTATATCACCAG ATCCAATGCAATGGAATACAAGTGACGTTAAATCGTGGGTCGTGTTTACACTCCAACATTACAACTTGCCGATGGTCCCTGCTGAATACTTTGCAATGGACGGCGCAGCACTAATCGCGCTCACTGAAGACGAATTCAATCAAAGAGCACCACAA gCCGGAAGCACACTGTACGCCCAGCTCGAGATTTGGAAAGCAGCAAGGCACGAGAGCTGGAGGAGTCAGTGGGTGGAACACGAACAACCTTCTCCTACACCAGCTCCCCCTTACCTACCATCGCCTGAGGATATGAGTGATG CAGTCATTTTGCAAGCAGATGAAGACTCAGAATCAGCTGGAACCAGTGCAGTTCAAGGTGGAGGCAAAGTGAAAACAGGCAGTACACATATCCACCTTTGGCAATTCCTGAAAGAGCTCCTAGCGTCACCTCACATACATGGATCCGCGATACGGTGGTTAGACCGAA GTAACGGAGTATTCAAAATTGAAGATTCAGTCCGTGTAGCCAGGCTGTGGGGCAAGAGAAAAAACAGGCCCGCGATGAACTACGACAAACTGTCCAGAAGTATAAGGCAGTATTACAAAAAAGGCATCATGAAGAAAACTGAGAGGAGTCAGAGGCTCGTTTACCAGTTTTGTCATCCTTACTCCTTATAA